The region GTTCCAGACGTCCTCGCAGATGCTCACGGCGAGACGCGTCCCGTTACGCACCAGCGACTCCACACCGCGGCCAGGCTCGAAATACCGGTCTTCGTCGAAGACGTCGTAGGTCGGGAGCAGCGATTTCGTGAAGGTCAGGGCCACTCGCCTCCGTTCAATCAGCGCGGCCGTGTTGAAGAGTGGCCGTCCGATGGCGGCGGGGTTCGGCTGTGGCAGACCCACGAGCACAGGGGGTGCCGCGCTGAGCGCGTCGGCCAACAGCTCGAGCTGCTCACCGGCGCACCGCACGAAGCCGGGCTGCAGGAGCAAGTCGCGTGCAGGGTAACCCGTGAGTGACATCTCCGACGTCACGCACAGGTCCGCCTGGGAGCCGACCCGCTCGACTGCTGCGCGAATGCGGGCGGCATTGCCCACGAGATCGCCCACGATCGGGTTGAGCTGCAGGAGGGCAATCCTCATAGCGCTGTCTTGAGCGCTTCGACACGTGTCGTGGCGTCGCTCACATAGAGCGACTCTGGGAACTCGCTGACGATGCGGTTGTAGGCGCGTATCGCCTCATCGCGCTTGCCCGCCTCTTGGTATGCCTGCGCGAGGTGCATGAGCAGGCCATCTGCCGGGAGGTCGGCATCCGCGTTGGCCAGGAGGCTACGAAACCCTGTGATGGCGGCGTCGTAGCGCTTCGCGCGCAGGTCGACGGTTGCGAGTCCGAGCCGCGCCATGCGTCCCCACAACCCGTCAGCATCACGATCGATGACCCCCTGATACTGTTGACGCGCTTCGTCGAGCTTCGCCGTCTCGGCGAGGGCGGTCGCCGCGTAGTAGCGTGCCGCAATACCGCTCGACGTGGCCGGATACGTCTCGGCCGCGTGCAGGAGCTTGGAGACCGATGCCGCGGCCCGCGCTTGACTCGAGGAGAACGTTTCCTGGCCCTCCGGAGGCGGATTGGTCAACAATTGCGCAGGCGTGACCACCGGCGCCGTGGCGACAACCATGCCGTCTGCCAGTAAGGCCCCTGCGTGTCGCTCCACGTACGATCGCCACGCGAGGTAGCCGCCGACGGCCACGATCGCCACGACAGCTATCGCCATCGTCCAACCGACGGCTCCCCAGTAGCTTGCCATACGGCCCTGGAGCCAAGTGACGGCTGCCGCGACTTCGTTTTGGCGGAGATGACGTCGCTCTGATTGCTTCATGCGGGGATATGTTCCTGCGGCCCGCCTTCGCTAAAGCTACGGCGGGCAAGCCCTTGTGGCTTGCCAACCGAAGCTCGCTCACAAGACAGGCGAGCGAAGGTTGGTGAGCGTGGCCGGAGTCGAACCGGCGACCTGCCGCTTAGGAGGCGGCCGCTCTATCCTACTGAGCTACACGCTCGCTCAACCCGTGATTATAGCGCGGCTATTCCTCATACTGTAGCACGGACATGACCGGCTCGCCTTCGAGCTTCGACCGCCCACGGAGGGCAAGCAGCTCGATCAAGAACGCCACACCGTGCACCGTCCCGCCCAGTCCGCGCACGAGATCCACCGTGGCCCGCGCCGTGCCGCCGGTCGCCAGCAAATCATCCACGATCAGTACGCGGTGGGTGCCACCAAGCGCGTCCTGGTGCATCTCGAGACTATCGGTCCCGTATTCGAGGTCGTAGGAGACGCGGACCGTCTTAGCAGGGAGCTTTCCCACCTTACGCACCGGCACGAAGCCCGCGCCGAGCCGATCCGCCACGGCGGCGCCGAGGATGAACCCGCGGCTCTCGATGCCCACCACGAGGTCGATATCGCTGGTCGTGTACGGCGCGGCGAGCGCATCGATCGCCAGCCTCAAGCCATCCCGATCTCGGAGCAGCGTCGTGATGTCATAGAAGAGAATCCCCGGCTTCGGAAAGTCAGGGATGTGCCGGATCTTGCTCTTGAGGGTGTCGGTTGTCGTTGCGGTGTTCATGCGTCTCCTGTGCGAGTGTGCTAGCCACGAATCCGAAATCCCGTCACGCGTCCGGTGGCCGGTTGCGTTTCCGTCAGAACGTCGTCCACAC is a window of Luteitalea sp. DNA encoding:
- a CDS encoding adenine phosphoribosyltransferase; translation: MNTATTTDTLKSKIRHIPDFPKPGILFYDITTLLRDRDGLRLAIDALAAPYTTSDIDLVVGIESRGFILGAAVADRLGAGFVPVRKVGKLPAKTVRVSYDLEYGTDSLEMHQDALGGTHRVLIVDDLLATGGTARATVDLVRGLGGTVHGVAFLIELLALRGRSKLEGEPVMSVLQYEE
- a CDS encoding tetratricopeptide repeat protein; translated protein: MKQSERRHLRQNEVAAAVTWLQGRMASYWGAVGWTMAIAVVAIVAVGGYLAWRSYVERHAGALLADGMVVATAPVVTPAQLLTNPPPEGQETFSSSQARAAASVSKLLHAAETYPATSSGIAARYYAATALAETAKLDEARQQYQGVIDRDADGLWGRMARLGLATVDLRAKRYDAAITGFRSLLANADADLPADGLLMHLAQAYQEAGKRDEAIRAYNRIVSEFPESLYVSDATTRVEALKTAL